Proteins encoded within one genomic window of Rhizobium acidisoli:
- a CDS encoding ABC transporter ATP-binding protein has translation MITIDNLVVQFGGVKPINELSAVLTAPVAGLIGPNGAGKTTLLNVLSGFIRPVQGTVSLGAQALLPMTPLQRVRAGLRRSFQTEQVVEDLTVAGNIAAIADHVVGAPHRSEAVDEALSFVGLSAAADRLGQSLNLFQRRLVELAKCVVGEPKLILLDEPAAGLTEEEGKAFRELVLRIPAEFRAQVLVIDHDVDLIRSMCSETMVLDYGKLLALGPTQAVLADPNVRRAYLGEF, from the coding sequence ATGATCACCATCGACAATCTCGTCGTCCAGTTCGGTGGTGTGAAGCCGATCAACGAGCTCAGCGCCGTGCTCACCGCACCGGTCGCGGGCCTCATCGGCCCGAATGGAGCCGGCAAGACGACGTTGCTCAACGTGCTCTCCGGTTTCATCAGGCCGGTTCAGGGGACTGTGTCGCTCGGTGCTCAGGCGCTGTTGCCGATGACGCCGCTGCAGCGCGTGCGCGCCGGCCTGCGCCGCTCGTTCCAGACCGAACAGGTGGTCGAGGACCTGACCGTCGCCGGCAATATCGCGGCGATCGCCGATCATGTGGTTGGCGCGCCGCATCGCTCCGAAGCCGTGGACGAGGCGCTTTCCTTCGTCGGTCTCAGCGCCGCTGCCGACCGACTGGGGCAATCGCTCAATCTCTTCCAGCGCCGCCTGGTCGAACTGGCGAAATGTGTCGTCGGCGAGCCGAAGTTGATCCTGCTGGACGAGCCGGCCGCCGGCCTGACCGAGGAGGAGGGAAAGGCGTTTCGCGAGCTGGTGCTGCGCATCCCCGCGGAATTCCGGGCGCAGGTTCTGGTCATCGATCACGACGTCGACCTTATCCGCTCCATGTGCAGCGAAACCATGGTGCTCGACTACGGCAAGCTCCTGGCCCTCGGCCCGACGCAGGCCGTGCTCGCCGATCCGAACGTGCGGCGCGCCTATCTAGGGGAGTTCTGA
- a CDS encoding nuclear transport factor 2 family protein, with the protein MKRAFDIVKAHYDANDRRDINGMLADIASDCRWTEMDGFPCAGTYVGPQEVCKNVFQALGETFDGYTFKLERLLDAGDDVIAIGDYSGTHRQTGKSFKARVIHAWRVADGKIRRFEQFTDTLRVAESMR; encoded by the coding sequence ATGAAAAGAGCTTTCGACATCGTAAAGGCGCATTACGACGCCAACGACCGCCGCGATATCAACGGCATGCTGGCCGACATCGCATCCGACTGCCGCTGGACCGAAATGGACGGCTTTCCCTGCGCCGGCACTTATGTCGGTCCGCAGGAAGTCTGCAAGAATGTCTTCCAGGCGCTCGGCGAGACATTCGACGGCTATACCTTCAAGCTGGAGCGCCTCCTCGATGCCGGCGACGACGTCATCGCCATCGGTGACTATAGCGGCACCCACCGGCAGACCGGCAAATCCTTCAAGGCCCGCGTCATCCATGCTTGGCGCGTGGCGGACGGCAAGATCCGGCGCTTCGAGCAGTTTACCGATACGCTGCGCGTCGCTGAATCGATGCGATAG
- a CDS encoding helix-turn-helix domain-containing protein — MRFSADYRPIETARGQEFAGLARALFGNVRLDFTAADEEKSSMLSAMLGACRLTRLEADRHVVFGERVTAGPDDPDAIKLILQTEGSASITQGGLHAPVSSNALVIYDPRRPYVLTNSTPVRQLLLQLPRQALPEAAVERLAAPFSAHAEHDGMCRILLSLMESTMYEIGHLDAARRSSVGQTMIDLVRTMIGEGPAGQVVNPLDLLLARIKDFIARNIDRPDLTIAMIARRMGCSVRYIYRAFEAERLTPSDYIWDLRLQRAAAKLREAGGHSGEISGIAFALGFSSSAHFSRAFRARYAVSPSQWRKAALS; from the coding sequence ATGCGTTTTTCCGCTGATTACCGCCCTATCGAGACGGCTCGGGGCCAGGAATTCGCCGGGCTTGCCCGCGCGCTGTTCGGCAATGTCAGGCTCGATTTCACTGCGGCCGACGAGGAGAAGAGTTCGATGCTCTCGGCCATGCTGGGAGCCTGCCGGCTGACGCGGCTCGAAGCCGACCGGCATGTGGTTTTCGGCGAGCGGGTGACGGCGGGGCCCGACGATCCCGACGCGATCAAGCTGATCCTGCAGACCGAAGGCAGCGCCTCGATCACCCAGGGTGGCTTGCACGCGCCGGTCTCCAGCAATGCGCTTGTGATCTATGATCCGCGCCGGCCCTATGTGCTGACAAACAGTACGCCGGTTCGCCAGCTGCTATTGCAACTGCCGCGGCAGGCATTGCCGGAGGCCGCCGTCGAACGGCTGGCGGCACCCTTCAGCGCGCATGCCGAGCATGACGGCATGTGCCGCATTCTGTTGTCGCTGATGGAATCGACCATGTATGAGATCGGCCATCTGGATGCGGCGCGGCGCTCAAGCGTCGGCCAGACCATGATCGACCTCGTCCGCACCATGATCGGCGAAGGTCCGGCCGGACAGGTCGTCAACCCGCTTGACCTGTTGCTGGCGCGCATCAAGGACTTCATCGCCCGAAATATCGACCGGCCGGATCTCACCATCGCCATGATCGCGCGGCGCATGGGCTGCTCGGTGCGTTACATCTATCGCGCATTCGAGGCCGAGCGGCTGACGCCCTCCGACTATATCTGGGACCTGCGGCTGCAACGGGCCGCGGCGAAGCTGCGCGAGGCCGGCGGCCACAGCGGCGAAATATCGGGGATCGCCTTTGCGCTCGGCTTTTCCTCCAGCGCGCATTTTTCGCGGGCTTTCCGCGCCCGCTACGCTGTCTCGCCGTCGCAATGGCGCAAGGCCGCGCTTTCCTGA
- a CDS encoding ABC transporter ATP-binding protein has product MSGNSEVRVENLVVERGGKRVIHDISFSVAAGKVTTLLGANGAGKSSTVMAMAGVLPRGGAVRLGDVALEGFVPDRIRRAGLALVPEGHRVLGQLSVEDNILVAALDPSATARRQGLERAYEIFPELAERRRQSASDLSGGQKQMVAMAQAFVAKPRFMIVDELSLGLAPAVVKRLAEALKIAAAGGIGVLLIEQFANLALDLADKALVLERGRLVFDGPAATLKGQPDILHGAYLAS; this is encoded by the coding sequence ATGAGCGGGAATTCCGAGGTCCGCGTCGAAAACCTCGTCGTCGAACGCGGCGGCAAACGCGTCATCCACGACATTTCCTTTTCGGTCGCGGCCGGCAAGGTGACGACCCTGCTCGGCGCCAACGGAGCGGGGAAATCGAGCACGGTCATGGCCATGGCGGGTGTTCTGCCGCGCGGCGGAGCGGTGCGTCTGGGCGATGTCGCGCTCGAAGGATTTGTGCCCGACCGCATTCGCCGGGCAGGCCTTGCGCTCGTTCCGGAAGGGCACCGCGTGCTCGGGCAATTGTCGGTGGAGGACAATATCCTCGTCGCCGCGCTCGATCCTTCGGCAACGGCGCGCCGGCAGGGGCTGGAGCGCGCCTATGAGATCTTTCCCGAGCTTGCCGAGCGCCGGCGTCAGTCGGCTTCCGATCTTTCCGGCGGTCAGAAGCAGATGGTGGCGATGGCACAGGCTTTCGTCGCAAAGCCGCGTTTCATGATCGTCGACGAGCTTTCGCTCGGCTTGGCGCCTGCCGTGGTCAAGCGTCTGGCCGAGGCGCTGAAGATTGCCGCTGCCGGCGGCATCGGCGTGCTGCTGATCGAGCAATTCGCCAATCTGGCGCTGGATCTTGCCGATAAGGCTCTCGTGCTGGAGCGCGGCCGCCTCGTCTTCGACGGTCCCGCCGCGACGCTGAAAGGGCAGCCGGACATTCTCCACGGCGCCTATCTGGCGAGCTGA
- a CDS encoding MoaF C-terminal domain-containing protein — protein MNDKPKDWKTYDEFAYGIDTNRLPATEALAGSVHRVNFDDGRRLELSFGKGEVRWSDGKESATDRAEVIEVGSNTYFVEIVFAGRPQEAETLIVNVQTRRALSIYSIVRDAKDAVGEPQVAQIFRPGIVEGAAAGGPAPAESRDLIGLRAHFTYSPNHVYEHTYLSSERYAWQCLVGVQRGHGDVDLTTTYKFDENQYVFTFREFKIPVASTFFYNFDDMRSTGKFLGIAGDGRIQNSPAGAFIRKASMTYYLPGQEPV, from the coding sequence ATGAACGACAAGCCGAAGGATTGGAAGACTTACGACGAATTCGCCTATGGCATCGACACCAACCGGCTGCCGGCAACGGAGGCGCTAGCCGGCTCTGTCCATAGGGTCAACTTCGACGATGGCCGTCGGCTCGAACTTTCCTTCGGCAAGGGTGAGGTCCGCTGGTCCGACGGCAAGGAAAGCGCGACCGACAGGGCTGAGGTGATCGAGGTCGGGTCGAATACCTATTTCGTCGAGATCGTCTTTGCCGGCCGGCCGCAGGAAGCCGAAACGCTGATCGTCAATGTTCAGACCCGCCGAGCGCTTTCGATCTATTCCATCGTCCGCGATGCGAAGGATGCCGTCGGCGAGCCGCAGGTGGCGCAGATCTTCCGGCCCGGCATCGTCGAGGGCGCCGCTGCCGGCGGGCCAGCGCCGGCCGAAAGCCGCGACCTCATCGGGCTCAGGGCGCATTTCACCTACAGCCCCAATCACGTCTACGAACACACGTACCTTTCCTCTGAGCGCTACGCCTGGCAGTGCTTGGTCGGTGTCCAGCGCGGCCATGGCGACGTCGATCTGACGACCACCTACAAATTCGACGAGAACCAGTACGTCTTCACCTTCCGCGAGTTCAAAATCCCGGTCGCTTCCACCTTTTTCTATAATTTCGACGACATGCGCTCGACCGGCAAATTTCTCGGTATCGCCGGTGACGGACGCATACAGAACAGCCCGGCCGGCGCCTTCATCCGCAAGGCCTCGATGACCTATTACCTGCCGGGCCAGGAACCGGTGTGA
- a CDS encoding branched-chain amino acid ABC transporter permease, producing the protein MSVQPQTIASKTEGPPMIRLPKQLLHVPVAMTLFAAVVAFLANSFWLSAATSAVALSLSVAGLAILYGQLGLVSLCQFALVGVGGWVTLRIGHAFHPPFEVSLLAGGIVASAVGLAFGVPALRLRGLYLALVTLMLAGGFQIIISAWGFPDGGPGFLGRADGSGREMLARPAMADGEIAYFLYVCAAAAIGLLIAQWHKLARPGRAWALIRKGETVAVASGVNVLIYKAWAFALSGLLAGLAGGLLAGNVGQLDGRAFGAFESLNLFALAIVGGVFNWYGALIAGLLLRAVPALLTDLGIDGYVTIGIFGVALFHALATAPTGIAGQIAALLARLNSGLSRGRAR; encoded by the coding sequence ATGAGCGTTCAGCCGCAAACGATCGCCTCCAAGACCGAAGGCCCGCCGATGATCCGCTTGCCGAAGCAGCTTCTGCATGTCCCCGTGGCAATGACGCTCTTCGCAGCCGTGGTCGCTTTTCTCGCCAATTCCTTCTGGCTTTCGGCGGCAACATCGGCCGTCGCGCTGTCGCTGTCGGTTGCCGGTCTTGCCATTCTCTACGGTCAGCTCGGCCTGGTTTCGCTCTGCCAGTTCGCCCTCGTCGGCGTCGGCGGCTGGGTAACGCTGCGCATCGGTCACGCCTTTCATCCGCCCTTCGAGGTCAGCCTGCTTGCCGGCGGCATCGTCGCCTCCGCGGTCGGGCTCGCCTTCGGCGTGCCGGCCTTGCGGCTGCGTGGTCTCTACCTCGCGCTCGTCACCCTGATGCTCGCCGGCGGCTTCCAGATCATCATCAGCGCTTGGGGTTTTCCTGATGGCGGTCCTGGTTTTCTCGGTCGGGCGGACGGCTCCGGACGCGAAATGCTGGCGAGGCCTGCCATGGCCGACGGCGAGATTGCCTATTTCCTCTATGTCTGCGCGGCAGCGGCGATCGGTCTTTTGATCGCGCAATGGCATAAGCTTGCGCGTCCCGGCAGGGCCTGGGCGCTGATCCGCAAGGGCGAGACTGTCGCAGTCGCGAGCGGCGTCAACGTTCTCATCTACAAGGCCTGGGCTTTTGCGCTCAGCGGCCTGCTCGCCGGCCTTGCCGGCGGGCTGCTGGCCGGCAATGTCGGCCAGCTCGACGGGCGCGCCTTCGGCGCCTTTGAGAGCCTCAACCTCTTCGCGCTCGCCATCGTCGGCGGTGTCTTCAACTGGTATGGCGCGCTGATCGCCGGGCTTCTGCTGCGCGCGGTGCCGGCGCTGCTGACCGATCTCGGTATCGATGGTTATGTCACGATCGGCATTTTCGGCGTCGCCCTGTTCCATGCGCTGGCAACGGCGCCGACCGGCATAGCCGGCCAGATCGCAGCTCTGCTCGCCCGTCTGAACAGCGGCCTATCAAGGGGGAGGGCACGATGA
- a CDS encoding branched-chain amino acid ABC transporter permease: protein MNILPFIISGLGIGAVYALSGVGLVVLFRATGVLNFAFGAFGAIGAHCAWQLLEWKMPLGVAILVAVAVSTAISFLYGRVFAPMLSHRDTVVRAVGTLAPALVLIAVMGVTWAELPRRLQFPTDQMFVSLFAVRLTYTRIIALLLAVAMVVAITLLLSRTRLGLDMRALANDRDLSAVLGVRVLHTETAAWIITGIFSGLAGLLLADLVRLQGTFLTLLVIPAIAAAILGQLRSLWETAVAGILIGIAEAALTPIAWISPYRAAAPFIIALAAVTILGGTAKAALKDR from the coding sequence ATGAACATTCTTCCTTTCATCATTTCGGGGCTCGGGATCGGAGCGGTCTATGCCCTGTCGGGCGTCGGCCTCGTCGTGCTGTTTCGCGCGACCGGTGTTCTCAATTTCGCTTTCGGCGCCTTCGGCGCGATCGGCGCACATTGCGCCTGGCAGCTGCTCGAATGGAAGATGCCGCTCGGCGTCGCCATCCTTGTCGCCGTTGCCGTCTCGACGGCGATCAGTTTCCTCTATGGCCGGGTCTTCGCGCCGATGCTGTCGCATCGCGACACCGTCGTGCGCGCCGTCGGCACGCTAGCGCCGGCGCTCGTCCTGATCGCGGTCATGGGCGTCACCTGGGCCGAGCTTCCGCGCCGCCTGCAATTTCCGACCGACCAGATGTTTGTGTCGCTCTTTGCCGTGCGCCTCACCTACACCCGTATCATCGCCCTTCTTCTTGCCGTCGCCATGGTCGTCGCGATCACCTTGCTGCTTTCTCGCACGCGGCTTGGCCTCGACATGCGCGCACTTGCCAATGATCGCGATCTCAGCGCTGTGCTCGGCGTACGCGTCCTCCATACCGAGACGGCCGCCTGGATCATCACCGGTATCTTCTCAGGCCTGGCCGGCCTGTTGCTTGCCGATCTTGTGCGCCTGCAGGGCACGTTTTTGACCCTGCTGGTCATCCCGGCCATTGCCGCGGCGATCCTTGGCCAGTTGCGCTCGCTCTGGGAAACGGCGGTTGCCGGCATTCTGATCGGCATCGCCGAGGCGGCACTGACGCCGATTGCCTGGATATCGCCCTATCGCGCGGCGGCCCCCTTCATCATCGCGCTTGCCGCTGTCACGATCCTGGGAGGCACGGCGAAGGCCGCGTTGAAAGACCGATGA
- a CDS encoding SDR family NAD(P)-dependent oxidoreductase: MRFSNKTALITGGGTGIGAAVARRIRQEGGNVALVGRRPEPLRAVADEIGASVITADAADGAAMREALETVVEDFGGLDILIANAGGHGVGPTISMSDETWDLAIRMNLNTAFVSARECLPHLIRSKGNIVVLASIAGLFAGPDAAGYVTMKHGCIGLAKSLARDYGRKGVRTNTVCPGWVRTAMADEQMQAVVEKFKLRNIDEAYALVTKDVPLGRPATANDVAGAVCFLASAEAAMINGAILTVDGGAGTVDLPTLAFAD; the protein is encoded by the coding sequence ATGCGTTTCAGCAATAAGACGGCGCTGATCACCGGCGGCGGCACCGGCATCGGTGCTGCGGTCGCCCGGCGCATCCGGCAGGAAGGCGGCAATGTCGCGCTCGTCGGCCGGCGCCCCGAACCGCTTCGCGCCGTTGCCGATGAGATCGGCGCCAGCGTCATCACGGCCGATGCGGCTGACGGCGCCGCGATGCGGGAAGCACTCGAAACGGTCGTCGAGGACTTCGGCGGGCTCGACATTCTGATTGCCAATGCCGGCGGCCACGGTGTCGGGCCGACGATCAGCATGTCCGATGAGACCTGGGACCTCGCCATCCGGATGAACCTCAATACCGCTTTTGTCAGCGCCCGCGAATGCCTGCCGCATCTGATCCGGAGCAAGGGCAATATCGTCGTTCTCGCCTCGATCGCCGGGCTGTTCGCCGGGCCGGATGCGGCTGGTTACGTCACGATGAAGCACGGTTGCATCGGGCTTGCGAAGTCGCTGGCGCGCGACTACGGCCGCAAGGGCGTGCGCACCAACACGGTCTGCCCGGGGTGGGTGAGGACGGCGATGGCTGACGAGCAGATGCAGGCCGTGGTCGAAAAATTCAAGCTCAGGAATATCGACGAGGCCTACGCGCTCGTTACCAAGGATGTGCCGCTCGGCCGGCCGGCCACCGCAAACGACGTGGCCGGCGCGGTCTGCTTTCTCGCCTCGGCTGAGGCGGCGATGATCAACGGCGCCATCCTGACCGTCGATGGCGGCGCCGGCACCGTCGACCTGCCGACCCTTGCCTTTGCGGATTGA